Part of the Lycorma delicatula isolate Av1 chromosome 13, ASM4794821v1, whole genome shotgun sequence genome is shown below.
tctattttaaaatttctaccgattgatcttttttcaaaaatttcaatgtcTTCGTCTTCGCTggagaaataattgaaaatgttaacgTAAACGATGTCAAAATTGCCAAATTTGTTGTGTAATTACAACTGAAAGAGTTACGTCAAAATTATCGAATTTCTcggaagttcaaaattaattgtgtgatttttcaagagttaaaaatgtttagagaatccttcattcatgaaaattgtcaattaaaaattcagaagttataaaataaaattaaaaagattttaatggaatttacgcTGATGAAAATTAACaaggtattattatataattgtatctTTTGTGGAtgagttttctattttaaaatttctacagattgatcttttttcaaaaatttcaatgtcTTCGTCTTCGCTggagaaataattgaaaatgttaacgTAAACGATGTCAAAATTGCCAAATTTGTTGTGTAATTACAACTGAAAGAGTTACGTCAAAATTATCGAATTTCTcggaagttcaaaattaattgtgtgatttttcaagagttaaaaatgtttagagaatccttcattcatgaaaattgtcaattaaaaattcagaagttataaaataaaagtaaaaagattttaatggaatttacgcTGATGACAATTAACaaggtattattatataattgtatctTTTGTGGAtgagtttttctattttaaaatttctaccgattgatcttttttcaaaaatttcaatgtcTTCGTCTTCGctggagaaataattaaaaatgttaacgtaAACGATGTCAAAATTGccaaattttttgtgtaattacaaTTGAAAAAGATTTACGTCAAAATTATCGAATTTCTcggaagttcaaaattaattgtgtGATTTTtcaagagttaaataaaaatgtttagagaatccttcattcatgaaaattgtcaattaaaaattcagaagttataaaataaaagtaaaaagattttaatggaatttacgcTGATGACAATTAACaaggtattattatataattgtatctTTTGTGGAtgagtttttctattttaaaatttctaccgattgatcttttttcaaaaatttcaatgtcTTCGTCTTCGCTggagaaataattgaaaatgttaacgTAAACGATGTCAAAATTgccaaattttttatgtaattacaactGAAAAAGTTTTACGTCAAAATTATCGACTTTCTcggaagttcaaaattaattgttggatttttcaagactttaaataaaacttcgtAGAAAATACTTCATTCATGAAAATTGTCAgttaaaaattcagaagttataaaataaaagtaaaaagattttaatggaatttacgcTGATGACAATtaataaggtattattttatcttgtgtatgaatttttctatttaataaaatgaaaattcttgctttaaaagaattaaagttaaaagaatttattttaatccatatttatatatacacatatatatatattatacaaaaaacacTGCAAAACTGTTTGGTTTTGCAATGGTTTTTTTAGGTTCatgattttattgctttttttaattttatgactggttttgttttaaaataaaccacaaacaaattctacaaaattaaaaccaaaacaacaaagaaataactaACCCCGAAGTAGgaactaaaagataaataaataccccaaaaacataataaattccCTTCATTTCatgatgattttttatatatacctaGTCAGGGCTCTGGACATTTGGAGCTCAGGTTGACCTAGGCGAGTCCTGGGGCCAACCCATTATTTTGTGTATCAACATTTACGAATGGATGGGTCATTTCCAACATGTTCATTTTGTGTTGAACGCCGAATAAATCATGTTAATGAAGAATGTcatgtgattcagcatattcagtgTAGCCCTGACATTAGTACAAAGTGAATTTCATGTTGCactggtttgttaaaaaaaaaaaactggcacaTTGTACAGAAAGAAAATCTATATCCTTTCCACCTGTAattggttgtatttacattaattttctcagaattagattttctacaagttttcttaCTAAAATTCTACGTTTATTAGTCATATAACAAAGCTATTATattacaaaccttaaaaaaattgtttttctataccaaattttgtgttttatgccGGATATCTTAAAAACGGCTGGATTTACAGTTCTGGGATATATTTTATCCTATCTCCCagctcaaattaaataaaaaaccacccgctttacaacttaattttggtcccaaaaattatagtagggtttctatttattagaagagctaaaatccgggcgaaatcttttgctagctataactcaaaaacaaagcgtttccagacctatgtttgtatgaacctttttcattatttttaccagtagaacatgtcctgaaagtttctgtgtttcttcatgggacatctgtttatatatataatattctaaaagTGAACCTTTTGCATACGATATAGCAATTAGCGTCCCAAATCTCAGGGTATATGAGTTGCAGTGGGTTAGGCCAAACATCATCTTACAGCTGGAAGTTGAAGCTAGTAGATGTGCAAAACGTGAAGGTGAATAAACTTTCTACAAAACTGtgctacattttacaattttattttgttaaaggcACAAATCCTGCGCAGACTCATGAAGAAATTTATGCTGGTTATGGGCAAGATACATTGTCAAAAGCAACAGCCAAAAGATGGTTCAGTCTCTTTCGTTCTGGAAATTTCGATGAGTTACGCCTCACAGTTGTAATCAATTATAGAAAAAGTTATATTCTAACAAAAATCAAGGAAGACCTGCATTTAAGCAATCATGACATCACTAATGACCTAAACATCTATTACCAAACAGTGTTAAACCGTTTGGTGAAAGCCGGTTACAAAAAGAAGTTTGATGTTTGGGTTTGATGGGCacatgatctgactcagaaaaatttacttcatcGAATTTGTCTCTGTGAATCTCTACCAAAACATAATGAAATCTAGCCATTTCTGAAGCAGTTGATCACAATTGATGAAAACTGAATAACCTATGGCAATAATATGTGATAAAGATTGTGGTTGAAGCGAGGAGAAGCCCTACAATTTGTGGCAAAAAACCCACACTGATGCCCAGGAAGGTTATTCTCTGTGCTTGGTGGGATTGGAAGGGCATCTTGCATCACAAGCTGATACCGTCAAGCAGAATAATAGACTCAGACCTGTAGTGTCAACAATTAGCTTGATTGCACCTAGAGCTCAAAAGAAGTGGCTTGAGCTGGTCAACAGAAAGAATATCGTATACCACACTGACAATGCCAGTCTGTATACATCTTAACGACCCATctgaaattgagagaacttgactgtGAGGTTTTAATTTATCCGCCCATATCTGGCACCTTCAGACTATTATTTGTTTTGCGCTCTGAAGAACTTCCTGAATGGTGTTAAGTTGGTTTAAAAGAGGCTTGTGAAAACCACGTGTCACAGTTCTTTGACTAGAAAGTACAGTTCTATAATGATGGGATTATGGTGCTGCCAGAAAAATGGTGtcttgtaatgttatttttcagtaacaataaaaggCACAATACTTTTTAGataatctgatatatatatatttatttaatgattttcttgtTTGCTCACGtttcaattttctcttttaaaactttGTAGCAATTTGATGATCAATTTTCAACTCAGTTATGGTTGtaatttatgtgttatttatgGGTTGTAATATACAAGGTGTGCAAACAAAATCAGTGTTTTAAAGCGTTTTAATATCTTTGTTAACTTTTACTtatagtaatgaatcacaaataaaatgaaaaatcaattctTATAGTTTTTCCCTGCTAGTGTTCAATATGAGCACTTTTCGTACACATCCAACAGAAGGAGAGTTGACCCCATATTTAAATCACTATGTGTAGAGAAATGGAAGTGTCAGCTACTTAAATCCTGTGCCTTAAATTAGATAGATCTGTTGGTAGTGGAGGCATAAGCAAGATCATTTATAAAACCTCGAAGGAAAAATCACATGGAGTCACACTTTTGGAGGCCATCACAAGCACGCTCTGTTGTTGGCTCTATGTGCTAAACCAATTCAGTGTTTGGGGAAAAGTCATTCAACTGATACCATACAGAGTTGTGGCAGTGAGGAGGTGCACTATtgtgttgccaaataaaattcttgaacCATCTTGTAGTTGAAGAAGAGCCATGCATGAACCATGTACAAGTAAGTGACTACTGTTACACTTGCTGCAGCAAAAATGAATGGCCCATAAACTTGCCATTGGGATATTGCATAGAAAACATCTAATTTTGGGAGGTCCCTCTTGCATTGTAAGATTTAATGGGATTTTTCCAACCCCAGACATGGACATTATGTGTGTTAACTTTTACGCTTAAGATAGAATGTTTACTCTTCACTAAAGATAATACTATCAAGTGAGTGCATAGTCTGAAggtagatataggaagagtttttgtgtgaaacctttgatGTTAGAGGAAGATGTGGGGATCACGTTTCCGTGAATCTGTTCATTTGTTAGTTgggggttgtaagttatggtaggtggttgtggttggaagaggccaacTGAAGGCAGTAGTAGTTTGTGTAATTacgctgatggaaatgtctgccaaggcatttccATCAATGGCATCCTAacagagaccaaactgatgactgttgtATTATCACGTTTAGAGGGTCTAACAGACCCGACTCTGATGAAGTCTAACAGTTCTGTCATTAGGACTAGGAACAGAGGGGACTAGGAACTAGGTGTGGCGACTGGGATCATCACAAGGCAGGTATCTTGCTCTGTGGGGGTCTGGATGACTTCCAGATATGGATATTAGTGTGTTAACTTTTAcacttaagttaaaatattaatttgttgctgaatacgatcaagaaagttgTCATCTTCGTAGTGCAACATTTAATTGTGAAATAGGCATGCAAAGTGTATTCAGTAGGTTTCAAAGCTTGTAATAACTGTAAGAAGTATGGGTGTGTATGCAAgaatttccttaaaacatttcacACTAGGATTGCTAGTTTGCTGCTGGCCTTCTATATATCCtcaaagcctaggcaatttactgagtttttttttcctattttaatgttatctttatttaattttttccaatcccgcaTTAtcaattcaagggcacagttgaataaaagcagtgacagtccatctccttatgtttttcctgttttgatgtcgaatggatcagatatttctcccctgaatttaaccttggatttggtatccgttagtgttagtctgatgattttgactagttttgggtgaagccctaaatttctcaggatttttagcagggtTTCTCGATGTACACGATCATATGCTTtcctgaaatcaataaaagtcactaccagttgtttattccttagtttatgataccctataattaattttaaatttagaatttgttctgggcagcctcgccatggtctaaatccccctttcccctagtttataataaaacttgttttattttaatattaaaataaatttttgattattttatttaattttttgttagtctgactaaaattttttttataattctaaagtaGCAGATAtctctgaaaaattaataaataggaataaaaaaaataaaattaaaatttttattcaactgtTAGGATGCAGTTTAAGTTTATTTAGGGGGTCAAAGTATGGGAACACTCtaacttttcaatcattatacatagaaatattaaattcacCTATAACCTCAAATTAAATTCAcctatagaaatattaaattcaacctcaaaacgattttgttttttcatatgaGACCAACACATCACAAGCACATTGGggaacaacaaatttttaattttaagggtaGGATTGTGacatttattgcaaaataaaagttttaatatgaaaaacatcAACATTGGGCCATAGGTTAAAATCCCAATGGTCcatttaatctttttcataacTAGTTTCAATACTGGTTTATACTGCTTATTAAGTAACTCCTCAATAgaagagatacaaaaaaaaatgagatttagTAAATGCTCCTACTTAAgcccacttttgaaactagctgaaCTATTAGATGGCCACAATTTTCATTAGGGATGTTACAGCCCAAtgatttttatgtcaaaatttttgtttttaatattctttaaagtgGTATGTTACAATccctcttttttttacttaagattttttagTTACTCAGAATGGGACTCATATTTAAATAGATCATTTtgaggagcatttgctaaatttcaatttttttgtgtttaacactTGATAAGTTATTAAAAGGATTGCTATACTTTATAAacatctttctatttattttaataggcaTCTATTTAGAAAATTCATATCTGATATAGCAACTCCTGGATTAGAAAACTAGTGTTTCATTACTATATTATCCTTCTTAAAAACTAGTAGTTAttcactaaatattatttaattttagattcctAGCAAGGGTCTGGCATGTTTGTTATCTATCATTTCATACAGTTCATCTTACTCATTAAAACattcacaaatatattttgaaggtcataacacatgtaaataaataaaacgcagttattaaaatgttacaggatgtagttaaattgaattataatttttaaaaataataaatagatttagaaTAACAactcgattaaaaattaaaaaaaactagatataACTAGTTTATAAAGTTagatatgtttttcatttttcatactttaattttttaaataattaaattaattaatgaaataattttttttttcagaacataaCTGTACACCAGGAGAATTAGTATGGGTAAATTGTAATTTGTGTACGTGTAATCTACAAGGTCATGCTAATGCAGTTTGTGCAAGAATGTGGTGCCAACCGACACCAAAATCGCAATATGaatcaaaaattgaataattggAATTAATGTACATTGTGAACAGCATTttcaatagttatatttttaataaaattaccaaaaattagttttttaagaaataattataaataaatgattttctgtaagattaatatttttaatcatgtaattttatttttttaaatattttatgtatttttcccaTATTGAGTgaaaattgcattatttcttgacaaaaaaaagtacattaatttcaTGTGATATACTATTTGCCCTATTGATATTGAcgatacttctttctttttctgtttagcctctgaaaccaccataaggtattacttagaATGAGGTGatatatatgaagtgtagtcttgtacactctcaggccGTTAATCCGTGacatgtgtgattaattgaaacccaactaccaatgaGCAcaagtatccatgatctaatattaaaatccgtataaaagtaactgcttttaataggatttgaaccttagaactctcaaattctaaatcagctgatttgcgatcaCAAGTTCACTACTACACTAACCCGATTGGTTATTGATATTGATACTAGTCAAAAatactttctctgaaaataatcatGTTCATTATACAACTAATTCTTGTGGTGAATTGGCTGAAGATGTCCTTGTATGGGTGAATATCATCATGTATTTTCTTTCAGCTCGGCATgctgatataaaacattttacaatataacCTCATTCATCCAGGTTTGACAAAACCGGCTGGGATCCAAATGAATTAAAGACTGTATAATCcagaaatatcatttaatttattgcgATCATAATCGCtaatctctgtggcagagtggtaatgtctcggtctttcatctggaagtctcgggttcaaatcgcggtcaggcatggcatttgctacaaaattccatttccatatccaatgcacaagcttcaagcttatgtggcaatatcatcaatcaaaataaacataaaaataaaatgtaaaaataccaaGAATTATTTAAGAGAATTGAAAATAGGCCTTACTGTGgttcaaacatttttgtaaatgagGGTGTATTTGAATGCAATATGGTATTGTGGCTATAAcaacttttgtttgtttgtaaacaaatctaaaatctttaatctactaattaataaacatgaaagaTATAAATTCCTATGTAAGaaacacaaataaattgaattcataatactatatcaatttgaaattaaaacattggACCAAAATTACAAGAGAAATGAGAACCGAAGGTTTGTAAAATCCCAgttgtgtatatatttaaagtatatttacttCCTTTAGTTGGCTCTACACTTCTGGGTACACCTCTTAGTAGGTTTTGTAACCATTCTCTTACAGGGTGGGTATTTAACCCCACCGTCTTTAGAGCTCAACCTTGTTACCTAGAGGACTAGGAATTTTTTGTTGGATATTTCTTTCCCTTATCCAAAAAGTTCCCAATTAAGGTGCACAGAGAACCCACCTTCTATCCTCTTATGTATTAATAACTCACATTTGCCATTTCATTGCCCGATGGTCGAGTCAAGGATTGATGGAACTAGGACTTGGTAGTAGATATGACTGCCAGTTATTTACTAGATGGCTCGTTCTGTTTGGCAGAAATGGTAGCCATTAATCGAGATTTAATAGTGGAACCTACCCAACATGGATTCCTCTGACAGTGCCTTTTACCAGCACCAAAGTACCACCTAAGTTAATTTCTAGGAGCCATATTTTCTGAAACTATCACCAAATCGTTCTGCATATTAGGATCTAGATAAGCAggattatactatatttttttgatCTCTGTGGTAAAGTGGTAGCATTTCAGCCTTtaatccagaggtcccaggttcaaatccgggtcaggcatgacatttttcatatgctacaaaaatccCATGCACATGCTTCAAGTTTTTGTAGTGAATAATTCTGAAATTTCATcgtcttattttaaattaaactctttAGTAAGTTCTTATAGCAATGAAGGTAATAACTGTCGGTAttctattacttatattattataaatagaagcAAGAAACATATGGTGCAGgattgttttaaaagaaagtgAACGACCAAGAACTTTTTTCTGAATAgttaatctaactttttttttgtttaacctccgagtccaccgttaggtattgcgtcggaagatgagatgaatgatttgtagcgtgtgtgaaaatgccatgcgtgaccgggattcgaacccaggacctctggatgaaagttAATCTAACTTTAAATGCTGTTTCTAAGAAACCAGATTTTTTCAATCTTCATGTacctttttctcaaaaactagATGAtagaaacttat
Proteins encoded:
- the LOC142333878 gene encoding uncharacterized protein LOC142333878 — encoded protein: MALNLINFLVVIILLYIVIIFMFLNVEFATTAPVIGKDEHNCTPGELVWVNCNLCTCNLQGHANAVCARMWCQPTPKSQYESKIE